In the genome of Cyclopterus lumpus isolate fCycLum1 chromosome 19, fCycLum1.pri, whole genome shotgun sequence, one region contains:
- the tefa gene encoding TEF transcription factor, PAR bZIP family member a isoform X3, whose translation MTSDTTEIPEMFRALFEFPFTLPNFDDNDTDKEKLYLGGNVDLSGGGSDVCPSAALTPAIWEKTIPYDGENFHLEYMDLEEFLTENGIPTLPDVDSLKSSPEGDSMKTEKLEAQVTVAKTASVSPLGLLPIQELDKCEGEVVIITRSDSDIICDVTAEVTTESDRATPEPIDPDEIEIDINYEPDPTDLVLSSVPGGELFNPRKHKFSEDELKPQPMIKKAKKVLVPEERKDDRYWNRRKKNNVAAKRSRDARRLKENQITVRAAFLERENAALRTEVGELRKECGRYKNTAGRYEARYGPL comes from the exons ATGACTTCGGACACTACAGAGATCCCGGAGATGTTCAGGGCTCTTTTTGAGTTTCCGTTTACTCTCCCGAACTTTGACGATAATG ACACCGACAAGGAAAAGCTGTATCTGGGAGGTAATGTTGACCTCAGCGGAGGAGGTAGCGATGTGTGTCCGTCCGCTGCCCTGACCCCTGCTATCTGGGAGAAAACCATTCCTTATGATGGTGAAAACTTCCACCTGGAGTACATGGACCTTGAGGAGTTCCTCACGGAGAATGGCATCCCCACCTTGCCCGATGTGGACTCTCTAAAGAGCAGCCCAGAAGGAGACTCCATGAAGACGGAGAAACTAGAGGCACAGGTGACGGTTGCCAAGACAGCCAGCGTGTCCCCACTGGGCCTCCTACCCATTCAGGAATTGGACAAGTGTGAGGGCGAAGTGGTGATCATCACCAGGAGTGACTCGGATATCATCTGCGACGTTACTGCAG AGGTGACCACTGAAAGTGACCGGGCGACCCCCGAGCCCATTGACCCCGATGAGATTGAGATCGATATCAACTATGAGCCAGATCCCACTGACCTGGTCCTGTCCAGTGTGCCTGGAGGCGAGCTGTTTAATCCTCGCAAGCACAAGTTCTCTGAAGATGAGCTCAAGCCACAACCGATGATCAAGAAGGCCAAGAAAGTGCTTGTGCCCGAGGAGCGGAAG GATGACCGGTACTGGAACCgaaggaagaagaacaacgTGGCTGCCAAACGGTCCCGTGATGCCCGCAGGTTAAAGGAGAACCAGATCACTGTCCGAGCAGCTTTCCTGGAGCGCGAGAACGCGGCGCTGCGGACAGAAGTGGGCGAGCTGCGGAAGGAGTGCGGCCGCTACAAGAACACAGCGGGTCGCTACGAGGCCAGATATGGACCACTGTAA
- the tefa gene encoding TEF transcription factor, PAR bZIP family member a isoform X2 codes for MTSDTTEIPEMFRALFEFPFTLPNFDDNDTDKEKLYLGGNVDLSGGGSDVCPSAALTPAIWEKTIPYDGENFHLEYMDLEEFLTENGIPTLPDVDSLKSSPEGDSMKTEKLEAQVTVAKTASVSPLGLLPIQELDKCEGEVVIITRSDSDIICDVTAEVTTESDRATPEPIDPDEIEIDINYEPDPTDLVLSSVPGGELFNPRKHKFSEDELKPQPMIKKAKKVLVPEERKDDRYWNRRKKNNVAAKRSRDARRLKENQITVRAAFLERENAALRTEVGELRKECGRYKNTAGRYEARYGPLAVLEEDQ; via the exons ATGACTTCGGACACTACAGAGATCCCGGAGATGTTCAGGGCTCTTTTTGAGTTTCCGTTTACTCTCCCGAACTTTGACGATAATG ACACCGACAAGGAAAAGCTGTATCTGGGAGGTAATGTTGACCTCAGCGGAGGAGGTAGCGATGTGTGTCCGTCCGCTGCCCTGACCCCTGCTATCTGGGAGAAAACCATTCCTTATGATGGTGAAAACTTCCACCTGGAGTACATGGACCTTGAGGAGTTCCTCACGGAGAATGGCATCCCCACCTTGCCCGATGTGGACTCTCTAAAGAGCAGCCCAGAAGGAGACTCCATGAAGACGGAGAAACTAGAGGCACAGGTGACGGTTGCCAAGACAGCCAGCGTGTCCCCACTGGGCCTCCTACCCATTCAGGAATTGGACAAGTGTGAGGGCGAAGTGGTGATCATCACCAGGAGTGACTCGGATATCATCTGCGACGTTACTGCAG AGGTGACCACTGAAAGTGACCGGGCGACCCCCGAGCCCATTGACCCCGATGAGATTGAGATCGATATCAACTATGAGCCAGATCCCACTGACCTGGTCCTGTCCAGTGTGCCTGGAGGCGAGCTGTTTAATCCTCGCAAGCACAAGTTCTCTGAAGATGAGCTCAAGCCACAACCGATGATCAAGAAGGCCAAGAAAGTGCTTGTGCCCGAGGAGCGGAAG GATGACCGGTACTGGAACCgaaggaagaagaacaacgTGGCTGCCAAACGGTCCCGTGATGCCCGCAGGTTAAAGGAGAACCAGATCACTGTCCGAGCAGCTTTCCTGGAGCGCGAGAACGCGGCGCTGCGGACAGAAGTGGGCGAGCTGCGGAAGGAGTGCGGCCGCTACAAGAACACAGCGGGTCGCTACGAGGCCAGATATGGACCACT TGCGGTGCTGGAAGAAGACCAGTAG
- the tefa gene encoding TEF transcription factor, PAR bZIP family member a isoform X1, with amino-acid sequence MSGEAILTLETAAGAPSSFPVVLKKILEMPPPNLLDSDDDTDKEKLYLGGNVDLSGGGSDVCPSAALTPAIWEKTIPYDGENFHLEYMDLEEFLTENGIPTLPDVDSLKSSPEGDSMKTEKLEAQVTVAKTASVSPLGLLPIQELDKCEGEVVIITRSDSDIICDVTAEVTTESDRATPEPIDPDEIEIDINYEPDPTDLVLSSVPGGELFNPRKHKFSEDELKPQPMIKKAKKVLVPEERKDDRYWNRRKKNNVAAKRSRDARRLKENQITVRAAFLERENAALRTEVGELRKECGRYKNTAGRYEARYGPLAVLEEDQ; translated from the exons ATGTCCGGCGAGGCGATCCTCACACTGGAAACGGCCGCGGGGGCCCCGAGCTCGTTCCCCGTGGTGCTGAAGAAGATCCTGGAAATGCCCCCGCCGAACCTTCTGGACAGCGACGACG ACACCGACAAGGAAAAGCTGTATCTGGGAGGTAATGTTGACCTCAGCGGAGGAGGTAGCGATGTGTGTCCGTCCGCTGCCCTGACCCCTGCTATCTGGGAGAAAACCATTCCTTATGATGGTGAAAACTTCCACCTGGAGTACATGGACCTTGAGGAGTTCCTCACGGAGAATGGCATCCCCACCTTGCCCGATGTGGACTCTCTAAAGAGCAGCCCAGAAGGAGACTCCATGAAGACGGAGAAACTAGAGGCACAGGTGACGGTTGCCAAGACAGCCAGCGTGTCCCCACTGGGCCTCCTACCCATTCAGGAATTGGACAAGTGTGAGGGCGAAGTGGTGATCATCACCAGGAGTGACTCGGATATCATCTGCGACGTTACTGCAG AGGTGACCACTGAAAGTGACCGGGCGACCCCCGAGCCCATTGACCCCGATGAGATTGAGATCGATATCAACTATGAGCCAGATCCCACTGACCTGGTCCTGTCCAGTGTGCCTGGAGGCGAGCTGTTTAATCCTCGCAAGCACAAGTTCTCTGAAGATGAGCTCAAGCCACAACCGATGATCAAGAAGGCCAAGAAAGTGCTTGTGCCCGAGGAGCGGAAG GATGACCGGTACTGGAACCgaaggaagaagaacaacgTGGCTGCCAAACGGTCCCGTGATGCCCGCAGGTTAAAGGAGAACCAGATCACTGTCCGAGCAGCTTTCCTGGAGCGCGAGAACGCGGCGCTGCGGACAGAAGTGGGCGAGCTGCGGAAGGAGTGCGGCCGCTACAAGAACACAGCGGGTCGCTACGAGGCCAGATATGGACCACT TGCGGTGCTGGAAGAAGACCAGTAG
- the zc3h7bb gene encoding zinc finger CCCH domain-containing protein 7B: MDPDRQKRREEIQKAMSFIQSSLPFPEPERYEAFVMQLVCNLLDEGNSCFRDGDCRQASQQYGEGISVARYAQAEALVIPHELLESLYVNRAAACYQTREYERGVQDCDSALCVSEGSRRALYRKAICLRELGRIREAYDCGTKCLLTAPHDRQVNDLAQDLASKLGLKGRKAYVSSQTESTATEGEGHGETSPPTGEMSSNGLESLGDMGPEDLSNAQCIPAPLATPIPVSDDPASPEVTPCTDLSESPSSQGLPPMPYSVPVSEHMDECSSSVIKDELDSLLECIPKKVSESPVQGAIPTNLPNTAVGLRPPYSPNLPALSPQLAPTFFSSSISEMPPLEPYSPLAQRDQGSTQAQDALGGFPTGATDGEGKAGIAAGGLDSLSEYTLPGGRMCHSFIPGMRNHNAAHANGPAGTNLSLLSRNPLAVTHEFRQACHACYSRIGPRVMDYKYQPEAAHRCKRDVLLCRLKNTDDPTWKRIRPRPARNNFLGAFVLCKEVQERQECQYGENCTFAYCQEEIDVWTQERKGALSRELLFDPLGSTERRALSVTRLLQLHMGMFMFLCEECFDSKPRIISKRSKENLSVCSNLTARHPFDDNKCLVHVVRSANVRYSKVRPLHPLCQFDVCRHEVRYGCQREDSCSFAHSVIELKCWVLQQDTGITHEEMVQESKRHWQRLEQNAQKQQKPIHIPHQSSSMTAGGVGGMGGGGGDGIGGGGVGPVGGLGMGGLGAGIGRGRPLNLKMKFVCGQCWREGQVNEPDKNLKYCTAKARHSWTKERRVLLVKSFEKKKWVVVRPLPFSRTYPQQYDMCVHVMKQKKCHYIGNCSFAHSLEERDVWTYMKNNSLRDMQQMYELWLQLTNQSRRTESSVVNPPPEDKQVTITADYAESMGGRRLSDGDDL, translated from the exons ATGGATCCTGATCGGCAGAAACGCAGGGAGGAAATTCAGAAAGCCATGAGCTTTATCCA GTCCTCCTTGCCTTTCCCAGAGCCAGAGCGCTATGAG GCATTTGTGATGCAGTTGGTATGTAACTTGCTCGACGAGGGCAATTCTTGCTTTCGAGACGGAGACTGTCGTCAAGCCAGCCAGCAGTATGGAGAAGGGATCAGTGTTGCCCGCTACGCTCAGGCTGAGGCCCTCGTCATCCCTCACGAGCTGCTGGAGAGCCTTTATGTCAACAGGGCGGCTGCCTGCTACCAGACG AGGGAGTACGAGCGTGGTGTTCAGGACTGTGAcagtgcactgtgtgtgtcagAAGGCAGTCGCAGGGCTCTGTACCGCAAAGCGATCTGTCTGAGGGAGTTGGGCCGAATCCGGGAGGCCTACGATTGTGGAACTAAATGTCTACTCACAGCACCACAC GACCGGCAGGTAAATGATCTGGCTCAAGATCTGGCCAGTAAACTGGGCCTGAAGGGCCGCAAGGCCTACGTCAGCTCTCAAACGGAGTCCACAGCCACTGAAGGGGAGGGTCATGGGGAGACTTCCCCACCCACAGGAGAG ATGTCCTCCAATGGGCTGGAATCTCTGGGTGACATGGGACCAG AGGACCTGTCTAACGCGCAGTGCATCCCTGCTCCTTTGGCCACGCCCATCCCAGTCAGTGATGACCCGGCGTCCCCTGAGGTGACCCCATGCACTGACCTGTCAGAGAGCCCCAGCAGCCAAGGCCTTCCTCCCATGCCGTACTCCGTTCCTGTGTCGGAGCACATGGATGaatgcagcagcagcgtcaTCAAGGACGAGCTGGACAGTCTGCTGGAGTGCATCCCCAAGAAAGTCAGTGAG AGTCCAGTCCAGGGTGCTATCCCCACCAACCTTCCCAATACGGCAGTGGGTCTCCGGCCGCCGTACTCTCCAAACCTTCCAGCCTTGTCACCCCAGCTTGCCCCAACCTTCTTTAGCTCCTCTATCAGTGAAATGCCCCCACTGGAGCCCTACTCGCCGCTAGCCCAGCGGGACCAGGGCTCCACCCAGGCGCAGGACGCACTGGGAGGCTTTCCCACAGGGGCCACGGATGGAGAAGGGAAGGCAGGAATCGCTGCTGGCGGACTGGACTCGTTGTCTGAGTATACTCTTCCTG GGGGACGAATGTGTCACAGCTTCATCCCTGGAATGCGTAACCACAATGCTGCACATGCa aacGGTCCAGCAGGAACCAACCTGTCTCTGCTCTCCAGGAATCCTCTGGCAGTCACACATGAGTTTCGGCAGGCCTGTCATGCCTGTTACAGCCGAATAG GTCCTCGAGTGATGGACTACAAGTATCAGCCGGAGGCAGCACACCGCTGTAAAAGGGATGTGCTTCTGTGCCGCCTTAAAAACACAGATGACCCAACCTGGAAGAGGATCCGCCCAAGGCCAGCGCGGAACAACTTCCTGGGGGCCTTTGTACTCTGTAAag AGGTGCAGGAGCGTCAGGAGTGCCAGTATGGGGAGAACTGCACGTTTGCTTACTGCCAGGAGGAGATTGACGTGTGGACCCAGGAGAGGAAGGGTGCGCTGAGCCGAGAGCTGCTGTTCGATCCGCTGGGCAGCACAGAGAGACGGGCGCTCAGCGTCACCAGACTGCTGCAGCTCCACATGGGCATGTTCATGTTCCTCTGTGAG GAATGTTTTGACAGTAAGCCTCGCATCATCAGCAAGCGCAGCAAAGAAAACTTGTCGGTCTGCTCAAACCTCACAGCTCGACACCCGTTTGACGACAACAA GTGCCTGGTGCACGTGGTGAGGTCAGCCAACGTGCGCTACAGTAAGGTGCGTCCCCTGCACCCCCTCTGCCAGTTTGACGTGTGTCGCCACGAGGTTCGCTACGGCTGCCAGCGTGAGGACAGTTGCTCCTTTGCTCATTCAGTCATAGAGCTCAAATGCTGGGTCCTGCAGCAGGATACAG GTATCACCCACGAAGAGATGGTGCAGGAGTCCAAGAGACATTGGCAAAGGCTGGAGCAGAATGCACAGAAGCAGCAGAAG CCCATCCATATCCCACATCAAAGCAGCAGCATGACAGCGGGAGGAGTGGGGGGaatgggaggtggagggggagatggCATCGGTGGGGGTGGTGTGGGCCCAGTGGGTGGGTTGGGGATGGGAGGATTGGGCGCGGGGATCGGAAGAGGGCGGCCGCTCAACCTGAAAATGAAGTTTGTGTGCGGCCAGTGCTGGAGAGAAGGACAGGTCAATGAGCCCGACAAGAACCTCAAGTACTGCACTGCCAAAGCACGGCATAG CTGGACGAAGGAACGCCGGGTCCTGCTGGTAAAATCAtttgagaagaagaagtggGTTGTTGTTCGGCCTCTGCCCTTCTCCCGCACCTATCCACAGCAATATGAC atgtgtgtgcatgtgatgaAGCAGAAGAAGTGCCACTATATTGGGAACTGCTCATTTGCTCACAGCCTGGAGGAGAGGGACGTCTGGACGTACATGAAGAACAACAGCT TGAGAGACATGCAACAGATGTACGAACTGTGGCTGCAGCTCACCAATCAGAGTAGACGCACAGAAAGCTCTGTTGTGAACCCGCCCCCGGAGGACAAGCAGGTCACCATAACAGCGGATTATGCAGAAAGCATG GGAGGCCGGCGGTTGTCAGATGGGGACGATCTCTGA